The following coding sequences lie in one Babylonia areolata isolate BAREFJ2019XMU chromosome 7, ASM4173473v1, whole genome shotgun sequence genomic window:
- the LOC143283702 gene encoding uncharacterized protein LOC143283702 isoform X3: protein MSVSDEEAFESAEEGDSGKAEGKASSGKAAQGDGSSQASSKAGSSHSGGKQKGKQQQQQRKGKAKAQAKPAADKKEKPGQKKPAAEKPKASPSPAATSTKVESEDTKEEVKSAAAPPETAPLESVKSSSAEKPPAEAADSSGAKQGSVMEKDSDKEKQTDRKTPEKVQDTEEPSQKNMPAEPSEPQVKSAGEIRQSLSSGTEDSKTENPADQSILRDSGDAAGDGAKADSEQKESRGDSDGGGGWGWGWGSTLLNVATNSLETFSSQVGEGLTTIIDSVESSFGVPDPQELAQADAGDRSEQGEKQTGTVTVQPHEKEGSEEPQVEKEKEKETTQVREKAEEEQEGASAAKAAEPAENPQQGSSWLSGWGMSSISNMGKSLVNKSQNLMNTGFEKAETLAAGGLDILETIGKKTYTTLTEHDPGLRRAREFLHLRGEKPSLSSMLKEAQERAEEEAKHNEELEEARKCNFTALFEDNQGLAHLEALEMLSNQSERKVQSLLSAMEEETLETIRLQLLDIKEIFQKACEEEAREQSEEETEHDFSKLVTENLTELHLGTAPDKLNKEIQQRAVQSLADVTSKAVEQYHKAGELVLMQKDEDKSCTHRASSLAKLCSVLVTEVDILANKFSQCLNKIGEEKSSMEEVSPMVTSVYLEASNASGYIQDAFQLLLPVLQHAAIQSVL, encoded by the exons ATGTCGGTCTCAGATGAGGAAGCCTTTGAAAGTGCGGAGGAGGGTGACTCTGGGAAAGCAGAAGGCAAGGCATCATCAG GGAAGGCAGCACAGGGTGATGGATCCAGTCAAGCCTCTTCAAAAGCAGGGAGCAGCCACAGTGGAGGGAAGCAGAaaggaaaacagcagcagcaacagcgtaAGGGCAAGGCAAAAGCACAGGCCAAGCCAGcagcagacaagaaagaaaagccaGGTCAGAAGAAACCTGCAGCGGAGAAACCTAAAGCAAGCCCTAGCCCAGCAGCCACAAGCACTAAAGTCGAAAGTGAGGACACAAAGGAGGAAGTGAAATCAGCAGCAGCACCTCCAGAAACAGCACCTTTAGAGTCTGTCAAGTCATCTTCAGCAGAAAAACctccagcagaagcagcagactCTAGCGGTGCTAAACAAGGTTCTGTAATGGAAAAAGACtctgacaaagaaaaacaaacagacaggaaaaCGCCAGAGAAGGTCCAGGACACAGAGGAACCAAGCCAGAAAAACATGCCGGCAGAACCTTCGGAACCTCAGGTTAAATCCGCTGGTGAAATTCGTCAGAGTCTTTCTTCTGGGACAGAAGACTCAAAGACAGAGAATCCGGCTGACCAGAGCATACTTCGGGACTCGGGTGATGCTGCAGGTGATGGAGCCAAGGCAGACAGTGAGCAGAAAGAATCGAGGGGGGATTCTGATGGTGGTGgaggctggggctggggctggggatcAACCCTGTTGAACGTTGCCACCAATTCTCTGGAGACATTTTCATCACAAGTTG GTGAGGGCTTGACGACAATCATCGACTCGGTGGAGTCCAGCTTTGGTGTGCCAGATCCCCAGGAACTGGCACAAGCTGACGCTGGGGACAGATCAGAACAAGGGGAAAAACAGACAGGTACTG TAACAGTTCAGCCACATGAAAAGGAAGGTTCCGAGGAGCcgcaggtggagaaggagaaggagaaagaaaccaCACAAGTCAGGGAGAAGgctgaggaggagcaggagggggcgTCTGCAGCCAAGGCGGCAGAACCAGCGGAGAATCCTCAGCAAGGAAGCAGCTGGCTGTCAGGCTGGGGAATGTCCAGTATCAGCAACATG GGCAAGTCGTTGGTCAACAAGAGTCAGAACCTGATGAACACGGGCTTTGAGAAAGCCGAAACCTTAGCGGCAGGTGGCCTGGACATCCTGGAGACCATCGGCAAGAAGACGTACACCACCCTCACCGAGCACGACCCAGGGCTACGTCGGGCACGGGAGTTTCTGCACCTGCGAGGGGAGAAGCCTAGCCTGTCATCCATGCTGAAGGAAGCCCAGGAGCGGGCAGAAGAGGAAGCAAAGCACAACGAGGAGCTGGAAGAGGCACGCAAGTGTAACTTCACTGCCTTGTTTGAGGACAATCAAG GCCTTGCCCACCTGGAGGCCCTGGAGATGCTGTCCAACCAGAGTGAGCGGAAGGTGCAGTCCCTGCTGTCGGCCATGGAGGAGGAGACCCTGGAAACCATCCGGCTGCAGCTGCTGGACATCAAGGAGATCTTCCAGAAGGCCTGCGAAGAGGAGGCCAGGGAGCAGTCAG aagaagaaacagagcatGACTTCAGCAAGCTGGTAACTGAGAATCTCACAGAACTTCACCTGGGAACCGCTCCTGACAAACTGAACAAG GAAATCCAGCAGCGGGCTGTCCAGTCGCTGGCGGACGTGACGTCCAAAGCTGTGGAGCAGTACCACAAGGCGGGAGAGCTGGTGCTGATGCAGAAAGATGAGGATAAAAGCTGTACACACAGAGCAAGCAGTCTGGCCAA ACTCTGCAGTGTCTTGGTGACTGAAGTGGACATCTTGGCCAACAAGTTTTCACAGTGTCTCAACAAAATTGGG GAAGAGAAAAGCAGCATGGAAGAAGTCAGCCCCATGGTTACCAGCGTTTATTTGGAG GCGAGCAACGCCAGTGGATACATCCAAGACGCTTTTCAGCTTCTGCTGCCAGTGCTTCAGCATGCTGCCATTCAGTCTGTCTTGTAG
- the LOC143283702 gene encoding uncharacterized protein LOC143283702 isoform X2 has product MSVSDEEAFESAEEGDSGKAEGKASSGKAAQGDGSSQASSKAGSSHSGGKQKGKQQQQQRKGKAKAQAKPAADKKEKPGQKKPAAEKPKASPSPAATSTKVESEDTKEEVKSAAAPPETAPLESVKSSSAEKPPAEAADSSGAKQGSVMEKDSDKEKQTDRKTPEKVQDTEEPSQKNMPAEPSEPQVKSAGEIRQSLSSGTEDSKTENPADQSILRDSGDAAGDGAKADSEQKESRGDSDGGGGWGWGWGSTLLNVATNSLETFSSQVGEGLTTIIDSVESSFGVPDPQELAQADAGDRSEQGEKQTVTVQPHEKEGSEEPQVEKEKEKETTQVREKAEEEQEGASAAKAAEPAENPQQGSSWLSGWGMSSISNMGKSLVNKSQNLMNTGFEKAETLAAGGLDILETIGKKTYTTLTEHDPGLRRAREFLHLRGEKPSLSSMLKEAQERAEEEAKHNEELEEARKCNFTALFEDNQGLAHLEALEMLSNQSERKVQSLLSAMEEETLETIRLQLLDIKEIFQKACEEEAREQSEEETEHDFSKLVTENLTELHLGTAPDKLNKVQETVRQWIADFYAHEDHSEISDPKEIQQRAVQSLADVTSKAVEQYHKAGELVLMQKDEDKSCTHRASSLAKLCSVLVTEVDILANKFSQCLNKIGEEKSSMEEVSPMVTSVYLEASNASGYIQDAFQLLLPVLQHAAIQSVL; this is encoded by the exons ATGTCGGTCTCAGATGAGGAAGCCTTTGAAAGTGCGGAGGAGGGTGACTCTGGGAAAGCAGAAGGCAAGGCATCATCAG GGAAGGCAGCACAGGGTGATGGATCCAGTCAAGCCTCTTCAAAAGCAGGGAGCAGCCACAGTGGAGGGAAGCAGAaaggaaaacagcagcagcaacagcgtaAGGGCAAGGCAAAAGCACAGGCCAAGCCAGcagcagacaagaaagaaaagccaGGTCAGAAGAAACCTGCAGCGGAGAAACCTAAAGCAAGCCCTAGCCCAGCAGCCACAAGCACTAAAGTCGAAAGTGAGGACACAAAGGAGGAAGTGAAATCAGCAGCAGCACCTCCAGAAACAGCACCTTTAGAGTCTGTCAAGTCATCTTCAGCAGAAAAACctccagcagaagcagcagactCTAGCGGTGCTAAACAAGGTTCTGTAATGGAAAAAGACtctgacaaagaaaaacaaacagacaggaaaaCGCCAGAGAAGGTCCAGGACACAGAGGAACCAAGCCAGAAAAACATGCCGGCAGAACCTTCGGAACCTCAGGTTAAATCCGCTGGTGAAATTCGTCAGAGTCTTTCTTCTGGGACAGAAGACTCAAAGACAGAGAATCCGGCTGACCAGAGCATACTTCGGGACTCGGGTGATGCTGCAGGTGATGGAGCCAAGGCAGACAGTGAGCAGAAAGAATCGAGGGGGGATTCTGATGGTGGTGgaggctggggctggggctggggatcAACCCTGTTGAACGTTGCCACCAATTCTCTGGAGACATTTTCATCACAAGTTG GTGAGGGCTTGACGACAATCATCGACTCGGTGGAGTCCAGCTTTGGTGTGCCAGATCCCCAGGAACTGGCACAAGCTGACGCTGGGGACAGATCAGAACAAGGGGAAAAACAGACAG TAACAGTTCAGCCACATGAAAAGGAAGGTTCCGAGGAGCcgcaggtggagaaggagaaggagaaagaaaccaCACAAGTCAGGGAGAAGgctgaggaggagcaggagggggcgTCTGCAGCCAAGGCGGCAGAACCAGCGGAGAATCCTCAGCAAGGAAGCAGCTGGCTGTCAGGCTGGGGAATGTCCAGTATCAGCAACATG GGCAAGTCGTTGGTCAACAAGAGTCAGAACCTGATGAACACGGGCTTTGAGAAAGCCGAAACCTTAGCGGCAGGTGGCCTGGACATCCTGGAGACCATCGGCAAGAAGACGTACACCACCCTCACCGAGCACGACCCAGGGCTACGTCGGGCACGGGAGTTTCTGCACCTGCGAGGGGAGAAGCCTAGCCTGTCATCCATGCTGAAGGAAGCCCAGGAGCGGGCAGAAGAGGAAGCAAAGCACAACGAGGAGCTGGAAGAGGCACGCAAGTGTAACTTCACTGCCTTGTTTGAGGACAATCAAG GCCTTGCCCACCTGGAGGCCCTGGAGATGCTGTCCAACCAGAGTGAGCGGAAGGTGCAGTCCCTGCTGTCGGCCATGGAGGAGGAGACCCTGGAAACCATCCGGCTGCAGCTGCTGGACATCAAGGAGATCTTCCAGAAGGCCTGCGAAGAGGAGGCCAGGGAGCAGTCAG aagaagaaacagagcatGACTTCAGCAAGCTGGTAACTGAGAATCTCACAGAACTTCACCTGGGAACCGCTCCTGACAAACTGAACAAG GTTCAGGAAACAGTTCGTCAGTGGATTGCTGATTTTTATGCTCATGAAGATCACAGTGAAATATCAGATCCAAAG GAAATCCAGCAGCGGGCTGTCCAGTCGCTGGCGGACGTGACGTCCAAAGCTGTGGAGCAGTACCACAAGGCGGGAGAGCTGGTGCTGATGCAGAAAGATGAGGATAAAAGCTGTACACACAGAGCAAGCAGTCTGGCCAA ACTCTGCAGTGTCTTGGTGACTGAAGTGGACATCTTGGCCAACAAGTTTTCACAGTGTCTCAACAAAATTGGG GAAGAGAAAAGCAGCATGGAAGAAGTCAGCCCCATGGTTACCAGCGTTTATTTGGAG GCGAGCAACGCCAGTGGATACATCCAAGACGCTTTTCAGCTTCTGCTGCCAGTGCTTCAGCATGCTGCCATTCAGTCTGTCTTGTAG
- the LOC143283702 gene encoding uncharacterized protein LOC143283702 isoform X1 yields MSVSDEEAFESAEEGDSGKAEGKASSGKAAQGDGSSQASSKAGSSHSGGKQKGKQQQQQRKGKAKAQAKPAADKKEKPGQKKPAAEKPKASPSPAATSTKVESEDTKEEVKSAAAPPETAPLESVKSSSAEKPPAEAADSSGAKQGSVMEKDSDKEKQTDRKTPEKVQDTEEPSQKNMPAEPSEPQVKSAGEIRQSLSSGTEDSKTENPADQSILRDSGDAAGDGAKADSEQKESRGDSDGGGGWGWGWGSTLLNVATNSLETFSSQVGEGLTTIIDSVESSFGVPDPQELAQADAGDRSEQGEKQTGTVTVQPHEKEGSEEPQVEKEKEKETTQVREKAEEEQEGASAAKAAEPAENPQQGSSWLSGWGMSSISNMGKSLVNKSQNLMNTGFEKAETLAAGGLDILETIGKKTYTTLTEHDPGLRRAREFLHLRGEKPSLSSMLKEAQERAEEEAKHNEELEEARKCNFTALFEDNQGLAHLEALEMLSNQSERKVQSLLSAMEEETLETIRLQLLDIKEIFQKACEEEAREQSEEETEHDFSKLVTENLTELHLGTAPDKLNKVQETVRQWIADFYAHEDHSEISDPKEIQQRAVQSLADVTSKAVEQYHKAGELVLMQKDEDKSCTHRASSLAKLCSVLVTEVDILANKFSQCLNKIGEEKSSMEEVSPMVTSVYLEASNASGYIQDAFQLLLPVLQHAAIQSVL; encoded by the exons ATGTCGGTCTCAGATGAGGAAGCCTTTGAAAGTGCGGAGGAGGGTGACTCTGGGAAAGCAGAAGGCAAGGCATCATCAG GGAAGGCAGCACAGGGTGATGGATCCAGTCAAGCCTCTTCAAAAGCAGGGAGCAGCCACAGTGGAGGGAAGCAGAaaggaaaacagcagcagcaacagcgtaAGGGCAAGGCAAAAGCACAGGCCAAGCCAGcagcagacaagaaagaaaagccaGGTCAGAAGAAACCTGCAGCGGAGAAACCTAAAGCAAGCCCTAGCCCAGCAGCCACAAGCACTAAAGTCGAAAGTGAGGACACAAAGGAGGAAGTGAAATCAGCAGCAGCACCTCCAGAAACAGCACCTTTAGAGTCTGTCAAGTCATCTTCAGCAGAAAAACctccagcagaagcagcagactCTAGCGGTGCTAAACAAGGTTCTGTAATGGAAAAAGACtctgacaaagaaaaacaaacagacaggaaaaCGCCAGAGAAGGTCCAGGACACAGAGGAACCAAGCCAGAAAAACATGCCGGCAGAACCTTCGGAACCTCAGGTTAAATCCGCTGGTGAAATTCGTCAGAGTCTTTCTTCTGGGACAGAAGACTCAAAGACAGAGAATCCGGCTGACCAGAGCATACTTCGGGACTCGGGTGATGCTGCAGGTGATGGAGCCAAGGCAGACAGTGAGCAGAAAGAATCGAGGGGGGATTCTGATGGTGGTGgaggctggggctggggctggggatcAACCCTGTTGAACGTTGCCACCAATTCTCTGGAGACATTTTCATCACAAGTTG GTGAGGGCTTGACGACAATCATCGACTCGGTGGAGTCCAGCTTTGGTGTGCCAGATCCCCAGGAACTGGCACAAGCTGACGCTGGGGACAGATCAGAACAAGGGGAAAAACAGACAGGTACTG TAACAGTTCAGCCACATGAAAAGGAAGGTTCCGAGGAGCcgcaggtggagaaggagaaggagaaagaaaccaCACAAGTCAGGGAGAAGgctgaggaggagcaggagggggcgTCTGCAGCCAAGGCGGCAGAACCAGCGGAGAATCCTCAGCAAGGAAGCAGCTGGCTGTCAGGCTGGGGAATGTCCAGTATCAGCAACATG GGCAAGTCGTTGGTCAACAAGAGTCAGAACCTGATGAACACGGGCTTTGAGAAAGCCGAAACCTTAGCGGCAGGTGGCCTGGACATCCTGGAGACCATCGGCAAGAAGACGTACACCACCCTCACCGAGCACGACCCAGGGCTACGTCGGGCACGGGAGTTTCTGCACCTGCGAGGGGAGAAGCCTAGCCTGTCATCCATGCTGAAGGAAGCCCAGGAGCGGGCAGAAGAGGAAGCAAAGCACAACGAGGAGCTGGAAGAGGCACGCAAGTGTAACTTCACTGCCTTGTTTGAGGACAATCAAG GCCTTGCCCACCTGGAGGCCCTGGAGATGCTGTCCAACCAGAGTGAGCGGAAGGTGCAGTCCCTGCTGTCGGCCATGGAGGAGGAGACCCTGGAAACCATCCGGCTGCAGCTGCTGGACATCAAGGAGATCTTCCAGAAGGCCTGCGAAGAGGAGGCCAGGGAGCAGTCAG aagaagaaacagagcatGACTTCAGCAAGCTGGTAACTGAGAATCTCACAGAACTTCACCTGGGAACCGCTCCTGACAAACTGAACAAG GTTCAGGAAACAGTTCGTCAGTGGATTGCTGATTTTTATGCTCATGAAGATCACAGTGAAATATCAGATCCAAAG GAAATCCAGCAGCGGGCTGTCCAGTCGCTGGCGGACGTGACGTCCAAAGCTGTGGAGCAGTACCACAAGGCGGGAGAGCTGGTGCTGATGCAGAAAGATGAGGATAAAAGCTGTACACACAGAGCAAGCAGTCTGGCCAA ACTCTGCAGTGTCTTGGTGACTGAAGTGGACATCTTGGCCAACAAGTTTTCACAGTGTCTCAACAAAATTGGG GAAGAGAAAAGCAGCATGGAAGAAGTCAGCCCCATGGTTACCAGCGTTTATTTGGAG GCGAGCAACGCCAGTGGATACATCCAAGACGCTTTTCAGCTTCTGCTGCCAGTGCTTCAGCATGCTGCCATTCAGTCTGTCTTGTAG